Proteins encoded in a region of the Nitrospirota bacterium genome:
- a CDS encoding class I SAM-dependent RNA methyltransferase, translated as MNPGSPLTETSRILITCSRGIPPFLREEVRSLGLPVLSEIPSGIETQGTLDDTLRLNLYIRTGHRVLFPVKQFTGGNADELYRGITRIGWEDLIPADGYLCVTSSVENETIRDARFASLRCKDAIVDRIKEKTGRRPDSGPERDRSVVHLYWKEDQCTLYLDTSGEPLSRRGYRRIPLAAPLQETLAAAIVLATGWRGEDHFINPLCGSGTLAIEAALIGLNRAPGLLRGNFGFMHLRGFNEARWNDLREQAKRESRKSLGKRIVATDIDPGAVEAAKKNAMTAGVEHLIEFSASDFAETPLPGSGTIIMNPPYGERMGDAAKLDVLYKRIGDYLKQRCRGYRAYVFTGNPSLAKKVSLKPKRSIPFFNSGIECRLLEYELYEGTRKVKKEKKEKA; from the coding sequence GTGAACCCGGGGAGTCCTCTCACCGAGACGTCCAGGATCCTGATCACCTGCTCTCGGGGCATCCCCCCGTTCCTGCGCGAAGAGGTCCGTTCCCTCGGCCTTCCCGTCCTTTCCGAGATCCCTTCCGGCATCGAGACCCAGGGTACGCTCGACGACACGCTCCGGTTGAATTTGTACATCAGAACCGGGCACCGGGTGCTGTTCCCGGTGAAACAGTTCACGGGAGGCAATGCCGATGAGCTGTATCGCGGGATCACGCGCATCGGCTGGGAGGACCTCATCCCCGCGGACGGGTATCTCTGCGTCACGTCAAGCGTCGAGAACGAGACGATCAGGGACGCGCGCTTTGCGAGCCTCAGGTGCAAGGACGCGATCGTGGACCGGATCAAGGAGAAGACCGGCAGGCGGCCCGATTCGGGGCCCGAACGGGACCGCTCGGTGGTGCACCTGTACTGGAAGGAAGATCAGTGCACCCTGTACCTGGACACCTCCGGGGAGCCGCTCTCGCGCCGCGGCTACCGCAGGATACCGCTTGCCGCTCCGCTCCAGGAGACGCTTGCCGCGGCCATCGTGCTTGCTACGGGCTGGCGCGGGGAGGATCACTTCATCAATCCCCTGTGCGGCAGCGGCACGCTCGCGATCGAGGCCGCGCTGATCGGCCTGAACCGGGCTCCCGGCCTGCTCCGGGGCAACTTCGGGTTCATGCACCTGAGAGGGTTCAACGAGGCTCGCTGGAACGACCTGCGGGAGCAGGCAAAAAGGGAATCGCGAAAATCGCTTGGCAAGAGGATCGTCGCGACGGACATCGATCCGGGCGCGGTCGAGGCGGCGAAAAAGAACGCCATGACCGCAGGCGTGGAGCACCTGATCGAGTTCAGCGCCAGCGATTTTGCGGAAACGCCCCTGCCGGGCAGCGGAACCATCATCATGAACCCCCCCTACGGCGAGCGCATGGGCGATGCTGCAAAGCTCGATGTGCTGTACAAAAGGATCGGCGATTACCTGAAGCAGAGGTGCCGGGGATACCGGGCCTATGTGTTCACGGGCAACCCCTCGCTCGCGAAAAAGGTGAGCCTCAAGCCAAAACGCAGCATCCCCTTCTTCAACAGCGGAATCGAATGCCGGCTGCTGGAGTATGAGCTGTACGAGGGCACGAGGAAGGTGAAGAAGGAGAAGAAGGAGAAGGCATAG